The DNA sequence TGGACGCCAATCTCCTTTTGGGATTCAAGCCGGACGAGCGTCACTACGGCATCGGCGCCCAGATCCTGGCCGACCTCGGCCTAACCACCATTCGATTGATGACCAACAACCCCACGAAAATGGTGGGGTTGGAGGCCTACGGCTTGAAAATAGTCCGGAGGATACCGCTCCAGGCGGAACCGCACGAGCGTAACTACGATTACCTCAAGGCCAAGAAAGACAAGATGGGCCACATTCTCGAGCTGGATTCGGAGGAGAACGGAAAGCACGGTAAATGAAGGCCGGCGTTCACGCGACCGGGAATTCATTGCATATCGGCCTTTAAAGCATTTTAACGCGCTAACGGCGGAGGTCCCGGAATGGCGAAGGTTATCGAAGGCATAATATCGGGCCGAGGAAAGAAGTTCGCGATTGCCCTCAGCCGGACGAACGAATTTGTAACCAGGCGCCTTTTGGACGGCGCGCTCGACACGCTTAAGCGTCACGAGGTGGCCGAGGACGACGTAACGGTGGTATATTGCCCCGGCTCGTTCGAGCTTCCGCCGGTAGCGAAGCGGCTGGCCTCGGCCGGAGGGTTCGACGGCGTTATATGCCTGGGCGCCGTCATTCGCGGCGACACGCCGCACTTCCAATACATCGCCGCCGAAGTGGCCAAAGGGGTCGCCGCGGTAGCGTTCGAGGCTGCGGTGCCGGTCGTCTTCGGCGTCTTGACGACGGACACGTTGGAGCAAGCGGTGGAGCGCGCGGGCTCGAAGGCCGGCAACAAGGGAAGGGAGGCCGCGCTCGCGACGCTCGAGTTAGTCGACCTCTACGGTAAGTTGGGAGGTAAGGGGAAGTAGTTTGGGTAAACGGCGCATCGCTCGCGAGCTGGGACTGAAGCTCCTTTACCAACTCGAGCTCGTTCGCCCCGAAGCGTGCGAGGCGACGGTCGCGGCGTTTTGGCAAGACCATCCCGCGGATACCGAAGTCGAGCTCTTCGCGTCGCTTTTAGTCAAAACCGTGCTCGACCACCAACCGAAGATAGACGATATTATTAAGCAATCGGTGGACAA is a window from the bacterium genome containing:
- the ribE gene encoding 6,7-dimethyl-8-ribityllumazine synthase, with protein sequence MAKVIEGIISGRGKKFAIALSRTNEFVTRRLLDGALDTLKRHEVAEDDVTVVYCPGSFELPPVAKRLASAGGFDGVICLGAVIRGDTPHFQYIAAEVAKGVAAVAFEAAVPVVFGVLTTDTLEQAVERAGSKAGNKGREAALATLELVDLYGKLGGKGK
- the nusB gene encoding transcription antitermination factor NusB; the encoded protein is MGKRRIARELGLKLLYQLELVRPEACEATVAAFWQDHPADTEVELFASLLVKTVLDHQPKIDDIIKQSVDNWELNRIARVERNLLRLATAEMLYLDDVPPKASINEAIEIAKMYGSTKRSFQFVNGVLNNVYRRYVIKAN